The genomic window GTATGTTACTTTAACATGGAGGAACAAAGCCAGTGTTCATAGTGTGTTAAATGCAGCCTGTCTTTGTAtcagtttttgctttttgccccataatttggaatggccaaggGTAACTGTGTGTCTCATTGCAGTTGCATCCTCCAGCAATTAGGAagaggtgtgtgtttggtgcGCGTCATTCCCAGATCCTAGGCGTCCGGTTGACCAGAGGAGCCGCCATTGTGCGGTGACGGGGAGCCCCTTCCTCCACGGGCTAAAGCGCGGCAAATTGCCTAGCACCCTGCGGGACTCCTGATCGCAGTTAGCATTGCATTTTGTCACATCACAGCACTAAGTGCTAGTACGAAACACATGCTTGTCAAAAGCATTATTGAAACCATTTTATGTGCTTCTTATAAGTCTGTCCTAAAAGGCAATCTTTAAAAACAGTAGTGGACAGTCTATCctccttcattcatttttgaaaactttattCAGATGGGGAAAGCAAAACGGGAGAGAGGATCTTTGCACGGAGGGTCCTCTGGTGGGGATCAACTCCCCACCTGTGCAGGGAAATTCATAATATGGATCGAGAGTGGGCCGCCCTACAGTCTGTgccaaatgttgtttttttattgaacttttATGACCCTGAATTCACTACAATCAAACAATCCTTGGAACAACACAGATATCTAATTGAGATGTATATTACTTTATAGTCATGTCAAATGTAGTGGCaatgaaatgatcatttcatgATGTGATTCAAAGGttgtgcaaaatgtgtgtggttgtgtgcaaAGAAAGAGATGTTGCTTCCACTGTTGCTAATTCTCACATCTCACACAGCCAGAGCGTCCGACCCAGCTATGAAACAACCTGTTTACCAGACGTGATGAGTGTGATCATAACTAACTGTCTGTATTTGTTATGTAAAACTCATTAGAGCCATTTCTTCATCAAGTATGCAAATGTGTCTTCAATGTAATACTTGTTCCAAATGGGACtgaaaatgttgtgtgtgtgaataaagaaaaaatgaaatgtcatttgtGTCCTTATGTGACTCTTGTGTATTCAGTTCAGCCTCTGTCTTGGTGAAAAAAATACCATCAAGAttggtggtgaaaaaaataCCACCAAGATTGTCCTATCAGAATCAACAACTCGTCTGGCCAATCTGGTTCTTATGGTCTGGCTATATCAGCTATACAAGACCTGTACTCCACAGACACAATGACCATACAGCTTACTTAGTGGACTTGCCCTTCAGAGTACAGAAAAAATATAGGGctacaaatgcaaattatgagaaagggaaaaatataGATGAAAAACACACGTGACATAGAAAGGTTTATTTAACGTCTCTTGCAATTCTTCAAAATATTGCACCTGTAGTGATGCAGCCAGAGCCAGCCAGAGCGTCCGACCCAGCTATGAAACAACCTGTTTACCAGACGTGATGAGTGTGATCATAACTaactgcctgtatttgttatgtAAAACTCATTAGAGCCATTTCTTCATCAGGTATGCAAATGTGTCTTCAATGTAATACTTGTTCCAAATGGGACTGAAAATGTTGTGtgtgaataaagaaaaaatgaaatgtcatttcatatatatttactTCCAGTGATATCCATAGCAGTAAACCTCCACTGACTGCTCCACCTCATCATATCAGTGATTTTATCAAGGTAGAAGGTCAATTCAGTGAGACTGAATGCCGCACCTCAAATggataaacaaatgaaaattcaattaTATACTGCAAATGGAATTTGGATTAAGTGCTTAGAGGCGGCAAagtagtgcagtgggtagcactgttgcatTACAGCAAaagggttcgattcccggcctggacctttctgtgtggagttttcatgttcttCCCGTATCCAgttgggtttcctctgggtactccggtttcctcccacagtccaaatgcatgcaggtaggctaattggagactaaaTTGGCCAGaggtatgtgtgagtgaatggtgtgtgtgccctgtccagggtgtaatcctgccttttgcccaatgcatgctgggataggctccagcacccctcgccCACatccctgaccaggataagagggtatagataatgaatggatggatcaAGTGCTTAGCCATTTTGCTTAAAAGCAGACATGACTTCAGTTGCctttatttcttatttgttttagatttgtTATGTTTCAACTCCAGTTACCATAGACCACATTTCAattatgttttgcatttgtgttatttattgaaAGAAATGAGGAAATGAGGAGTTCTGATGCAGTAATGTGATTAGCCTGGTATTGTGTTCACTGTGAACCTTTCCCATTTCAATCTTACAGGCTTCCATTGTGCGAAACGACTGACTATGGGTGGATTTgctgaaaaatcttttttaaacagatattGAAAAAGCATATAATGGGTTTACTACCAATACAACTCGCAAAGGTTCTGTGCCAAAGTAAACATAATTTCACGGAAGGTCAGAGCCGAAAGGAGTGCCACACAGAGAAACCTGTTAGTCCTGACATTCAAACTAATCAGGAAAATCACATAACAGTTTCTTTATAAAGTGTACCACCTTCTTATCATGTGTGTAGAGGACAAGATACTTCTGTTGCAAGGTCATGTGCAGCTTATAGCGTGAAGCAGATTACTTCTCAAGGTGAGTGGCTTCAATGATGatatacaaagaaaaatgttgaaGTCCAATTCAACTGAAATAGTATCGATTGTTTATCAACAAATTCTCTTTTGATGACAATATGCATGTACGTCTTAGCATGAagtgtaaatgcatttgaattttgcTTTAAATTCTCTAGACATGACATGCATTGATAATGTTTGGTGCAAAGATGTCAACCGTTTAAAAAGGCAAGTTATTTTCCCACCAGGCGCCATGAACAACATTAATTCCACTGGACAGAATGTCGAGCCAGACAAGAAAGGGGGTGGAGAAGGGAACAAATTGACATATGGCTTTGGACTGGTGGCTCTGCTGGGCTTGGCATTCTATAGTAAGCATTACATTAGCAGTTCTTTGCACATGGACTGTGCTAATAGCAGATATCATTTGTCATTGTTATGAAGAAGATCTTATAAGTTGCTTAATTCTGTAATGCTCAAAAGTTTGCAGATGCAAGAATAATTCAAAGCACATGAAGTAGGTGCAGACTGCACCATGCCATAATTGTGTCTTCTGCTCCCACTGTGAGATCATGAACTAAAAGGTTCtctataaatgtaattattattattgttgttgttgttgttgatgatgttgTTGTGCCACATGTGACGAGTAGAATGGCAATAACTGATTGAAAACTTAGTGATTAAGGAAAGGTGTCTTCAATTCAAGGGTCAGCTGGCTATATTGCCAGTAATTGCCATGAATAGCTACACAAAGACTCTTTTACTATGTCACAGGGTGGTGTTGGCAAAGAGACACTCAGAGGCAGAAACAGGAGGTTGAATCCAACTATAAAGAGGAGTTGAAGATTGTCTTCAAGGAGCTGGAAAAGGAGCAAAGAGAAAAGTCCAAGTTATTCCTGAACATGGTCGAAAATGATCTAATGGAAAGGCAGCATTTCTACTGCAGCCACTTTACTTCTAGAAAGCGCTGTTTTGAGATCGAGAGGAAGCTGCTCGACAGGGTGGCCAGGGAACCTCTGGCCAAAGGGCTGGACATGGAGGCCGACCTTAAGaaaatttttgaaaaagatCAGCATTGTGCCAACTGGTTGAACAAGGACAAGAGTAAAAATGGCAGGATGATGTGGGAATACTTCATGTCCTGGCAGCGACAGATCTCACAGCAGCAACACAAGAAGGCAACTGCAGCTCCAGTGAAACAACAGTCTGACCTGAAGTGACCATTTAGAAGGAGAAGTGCATTTGTTTCTTCACATAACATTGAATTAGGGTATTTCTGGATCAAATATAAAACATCACTAGGcaattgtttatttagtttctttttggtgttttttgggGGTCACTTGGGAGTATGGGAGGGGCCGGTATGAATACCAGCCCTAAACAcagaatttgtgtgtttttgttactGTATAATGGTGTTCAATACCAAAAttcgcaaaaacaaaaaaaataaaataaaaattgctgGACAAGGTACTGGTTTCTATATGCGTTCTTTATCTAATTTTAAGTACAGCCTTTCCCATAAAAGCCTGTATTTGGAGGTCACTGGAATTGTAAAGACACACATTTGATGTACCAtatcaataaatgaataaagttaCAATACAGAAACACTAATTTGATACAGAATTTCAAGAAATccacaaacatttatttgggTGTTGTCCTTTTAACCAGCCATTTCCTCTCATTTAGCTGTCAATatgtttcaaatgaattttaacTACTGATTACCTGGTAGTGCTGTAACAGATGAGGCaattataataatgtaattcCTTTTAACACTCAAATCGTATCAAAACTAGAATAGAACTTTGAAGCATAATCTGGATAGGGAGGTATAAAAGTTGACCTCATTTGGAAAGATTAGGATGTGGACTGCTGAAGATATTTTAAAAGGAGTCAAAAATGAAAGGGTGTTTCACTGTCAACTTTACTTTCAACTTAGCCAATATTTATTGTATGTCCaattaggggaaaaaaaggatgaGGCAAGGAATACCCTTCCCACTGAAACCATCCCTCCTGTGACCAGTTACcctgcactctcacacacatcacgCTCTAATGCCAAACATGCCAAACATATCGTTTAACTTAAAGTctgaataaacaataaacaagctATTCCTGAAACAGAACCTTTCTCTAGACTAACCTTTGGCAATGCCGATGGACATagcaaataaatttgaaataatcatACAAAATGGATCCTCTATTAATGTGGAATATCACTGCAGATCATATTAACTTCATGAAAACAGCTTCACGTGTCTCATATGTTGAAAAACCAGAAAGTCCATTCTCAAAGCAGCATCATCAAATGTCATGATACTGACAATGTGAACCGGGGATCATATACATAGTTTAATTATGAAGGGCACTGCCTATTCAAGAGTGCTGGAATGGGTGTGACATACGAACCAATGAGCTCCACTGGCAGGCTATTTATATCAAAAGCTTATTGTATGCATGCAGTCATTTGTTCCTATAGGGTGTTGgttcagacacacaaaaaatactgCAGCGTGAGACAAGATCTATACAGATGAAGGTATGATGTTGATAAAGGCATTATAAGGAAATTGATAGGCACTGTAATAGTTTTTTCACTTCTGTGGTAATGGATCTTATGTGATGAGGCTTTTTGTTGACAAACTGGAGGCATGTAATGTATGATATGGCTGAAGGTAAATTTTTACAGTATCACTCTGCTAGCAGCCATATTGAATGTTATTGGAAGTCATGTTGTGAGGGTTCCACTCTCtataaaattaaatcattattttgaatattatatatgtatttatatgcacTACGGGGTTGTTAATAGGGGTAATGTGTATTCCTTAAAAAGTGGGATTTTAAAAAGAGGttaaaagtaaattaataattccaaaatgtgtttgcctgtgtagCAATCAAATATTCTGAATCTGGTAAATCAGGTGTCCTTCAGACCAAAGAACTCCTAATGTTAAACGCAACATGTTCTGTATAAATTTTGCTTTATTGCTTCAGTTTTTGGTTTTACTGATTTATGTTTATTGTATGTAATTTAATATAGGGTATATAATTGCAAAGATGGGTGTGATTATAGACAACTAATGGAACTTTCCCATGACAGTACTGCAGACTAGGAGAGAACATAAAATCTAGAAGTTTTTCCCACGATACAGATTCCAAAAGGACCTCCAGGAGAGAGCTCTACGGAGCCAGTAGAGTGCAGTGGATTATATATACCTAGTCCAGGTACTGTTGCGGGACTATGAAGGCTGTTCTTCTAAATTCATATTCAGTACTTTAATTCTGAATGTTTATTAGCTAAAATATTTCCTCTACACCTTACTCATGCTTGAACAGAAATCATTGCGAATAAACAATGAAATTTCTAACCAGGAAAAAACAATCGCTTTGTGCATCTGACATTACATGTCACGTGCTTGAAATTTTAAAGGAATTGTAGAGAATATATTGTACTttcaatcaaatgcaaaacattaTGTTGATGTAAACTCGTACTCTGAAGTAATATTCTACATACTGACCATTGGTAGTTCAATTAGTTCAGTGAAACTCAGAAAAATGACATAGACATGCAATGATTTGAACTGAAGGCCTTTGTTTGCAGAGGTCACGAGGAACATGGAGTTGGAAGTAGACATTTTCCATATGAGAAAGGACATggaagaagacagagagaggatcAAAGAGCTGGGGCAGAGGCTTGAGGAACAGAGTAAAAGGGTTGCCCAGCTGGAGCACCGAATGGCAGAGGCTGAAGACAACACATCCACAAAATTAGAGGATATAAGCAGCAGACTACAAAATCAGAAAAACCAGTCCTTGTGTCACCTTATGTAATGGAAGCACACATTCAACAATAGTTACTATAGTGAAAACCTTACAATATTCAGCTGAACCTGAACACATATATTCACTGAATATGCTATTCTGTCAAACATCTTCAGTTTCTTTTTGATGTGGTGCAGTCTGCAGGGCAGCTCCCTTTGAAGCCATACACTGTGAAGCCAACACCTCCATGTAGTTTGGGAGATGGATCCGCTGCCAGAGCATTTTCAGTAATGTCATCCCTTCTCTGCTTGTATCTCTCTACTTTCCCCcgtctgaataaagtgaaagaataaaaaaggaggACAGGCTGTTTTTTAAGATGCATAAAATGATATCAAAATTGCTATCCATTCAGCTACAGCACACATGTAAACTCCTCCAGGATAAATTTCTTTCAGACGTTCCCCTAAAATAGAAGTGACTTTTACAAATTGGTATAGGCGGCCTTTGGTCACTTGGGGCAGACAACATCCAAATCAATGTGTATAGCTATCATCCTAAAGAAACTATGACTTCATACCAGCAAAAGTCAAATATGGAATTTTAGAGGCATATAataatgtgcttttctgtgtgttttccctgCAATCACTAgtaaattaaaatcatttttcagcTGAGGATGAAGTGGTACGAAGCTTAGTGGTGTTTTTGCCTTCAGATAAGGCAGAGTGGAATTCAAAAGCTAACAGCTTGAAAAGCAGTACAACAAGCCATACTGGCAAAACTGCTGGGTGATTCATCCTGACAAACAAATGGGTTGAAATGAATGGCTCCACCCCAACGTCTGGTATGGAATCCGGACTTTTCCAGTACTGACTGTGGCTTAAGTTCCAGTGCATGATTGGCTGGTGCATTGGCCAGAGATGATGGGTCTCAGTTGGCAAGATTGTCCTATCAGAATCAACAACTCGTCTGGCCAATCTGGTTCTTATGGTCTGGCTATATCAGCTACACAAGACCTGTACTCCACAGACACAATGACCATACAGCTTACTTAGTGGACTTGCCCTTCAGAGTACAGCAAAAATATAGGGctacaaatgcaaattatgagaaagggaaaaatataGATGAAAAACACATGTGACATAGAAAGGTTTATTTAATGTCTCTTGCAATTCTTCAAAATCTTGCACCTGTTGTGATAAATCACAGcatatcattttaatgaaatgcctgaatatatatttcccataaactgaaactaaaatTAATTAGGATCATTGTCCAAGAAGGTTGACTCAGAACACCATGGTATAGGCGGCAGTAGGGATGGGACTCACAGAGCATCAAACATCAGGGTCCTGTCAACTAAAAATAATCAAGTCACATCACATACCATCTTTAAGATAATTGATTCCACTTACAAATCCAGACATTAAGCATACATACAAGAAAAATAACTACTATTGACACAAATGTGAAGGTACTGCAACGGCTTGAACCAGATTACTTCACAAGGTAACTTAAATAATTGTGTACACAGACAAATGTCCAAATGTTAATCAACTTgttaagttcattttttttatgtaagcATAAACATCAGAGCTTAAACACCATAATACTATTGTTTTGGTGAAACGTATTTTGTAAAAGTGTCATTTCAATGTCCAGTTATGAAAGTAAATGATTAACTGGGATATCTATTCTCTGAGAACTCCCAAGGATATTTAAATATCATCTAAAGTGTATACACGTCAGTTATATATCACTTATTATGGCACTgaattttcagtgtgaaaatcAAATTCAACTGTGTTACTGACTTTTAGGATACATGAAAATATGTTCTGTAAATTATATTGTGGTGCCAAAGTGCACcatacccccctgccccccccccccccccccccaaaaaaaaatgaatcagtcTTCATATATCTGTTTCTAAAAACATGCAGCATGCAGACAACATTAATTTGGGTGCCCCATATCATATTTCTcctttccacaaaatatttcaacatcCATCAGAACTTTTGGTCTGCACTTATGGACTGCCCTCTTGAATACAAATCACAAACTTTATGATTTGGTGTACCTATTCCAGTGGtt from Anguilla anguilla isolate fAngAng1 chromosome 8, fAngAng1.pri, whole genome shotgun sequence includes these protein-coding regions:
- the LOC118234594 gene encoding coiled-coil domain-containing protein 127-like; its protein translation is MNNINSTGQNVEPDKKGGGEGNKLTYGFGLVALLGLAFYRWCWQRDTQRQKQEVESNYKEELKIVFKELEKEQREKSKLFLNMVENDLMERQHFYCSHFTSRKRCFEIERKLLDRVAREPLAKGLDMEADLKKIFEKDQHCANWLNKDKSKNGRMMWEYFMSWQRQISQQQHKKATAAPVKQQSDLK